The sequence below is a genomic window from Flavobacterium lipolyticum.
ACCCAAGTAGGATTAAACTATTTTAGAAGCCAAACTAACCAAGAAACTAACACCATTCTCAATGCCAATAATGTCCTTACTCTTTTCATTATTTGACTTTGTAGCATTATTGATCTCATCCAAAACCTTTAGTATGTTAGCATTACTAATATTACTTTGAGTTATAAAGCAATCTATTTCAGTAACTTTTAAGTTGGTTAAAGCTGCTAAACTATTTTTAAACTCATTATCCGTTTGAGCTGCCGCACTGGCAGCAAGTGCATTCCAATCTATTGCTGACATAAATTCCATTTTTATGATATTAAGTATATTTTACAACTACAGTATTCAATTATTTTTTCAATACTTTTTCAATACTTTCTTCTATTTTTTTCACATCCAGTTTATCTTTAGTAATGAGTTTGAAAATGGAATTAGAAGCATTTTCTTTAGCATTCTTTAGTCGAATATTAGAGTCAATTAAATCTTGCAGAGAAGCTGTTGCCTCAGTATAATTACCAAAACTGTTGTTTAATTGGCCAATAATCTCCTGCTGCTGTATATTTAATACATTTTGTAAAGAATCTTTCTTTTGGTAAATAACGGGAAGGATACCCATTACAATGTTAGGAAATTCCTTTTTATAGTTAACTGAATCGGGAATCCTTTTCTGATAATTTTCTATGATAGCAGGGATGCAATTTTCCTGAATAAAAGAGTCCAATCTTAATTTCCGTTCTGTAAAAAGTTGATTGGTTAATGCTATATTTAAATCATGCATACCGACTCCCTCCTTGATAACTTCTCGTGTTAAAATAGTCGTCGAATCAGGAAGCACACTACAAGAGATAAGCAATCCAAAACCAAATATGGAAATATAGAGGCTAAAAAATCTCATCATATTAGAAGTTTATATATTAAGTTTATTACATTCTCAAAGTAAAATCCCACTTTCTATGTCATTGTAAACTCCGTCAATGAGTTTTGATACTATAGTTTAAATGTGTAAAATATTCTTCCGGTTTATTTGGATGATATTTCATTTCTGAAAGAAGATTCACAAATCATGATTCTTTCTTTATAGGCACAACCTCAAACGTTTTCTTTATTTTGTTAATCAAACTGTACAGAATACTGAAAAGAACATCAGATGCAAACCCTCCGAGAATAGCAAGCAAACTTTTATTGAACAACAGACCGGAATCTTTATGATCAAAAAACTGGAATGAAAGAATCTCAGACATAATAAGGCCTGAAATCAATCCTAAAATAATTACTATAGGGAAGTAGGCGGAATCTTCGGGTGTAATGGTGCCTTTTCTAATAGAATAATTTATACTTCTCAGTAAATAAAACATAACCCCTAAACCTGCAAGAGAAATTAAATATAATAAGTTCAACAAACCCGATATGCCTTCATTGTTCAATACTCCTTCGTCCAACGAATTCATATTAACCTCAGAAGATAAACTTGTACAAATAAAAGCAATAAGAAAACAACAGGAAGTAATAAATAAATTCTTTGTTATAGGCATTTTAGTAAATATATTTTTACTATTCCACTTACTAGCCATCAATTTACAAAACGATATAGATTTGGGAGTAACGGGAGAAATATTTTTGCACAATATATTATATGCTTTGAGCAAACTATCAATATTACTGTTTTGAACAAGACTATTAATCTCCGGGTCAACTATTATACCATTATGTACGGCAAAAGAAATCATATTGTTAATATCGTTATTCAATTCAGCTATAACTTCTTTAGATATTCCTAATTCGCTTTGAACATCCTCTGCTGAGGTTAACTTATTATCACTTTCATTAGTCAGGTTTTCTGTAGACTCAATTACAATCTCTTTAGATATCCTCAGTTCGTTTCGAACATCCTTTAAGGTTAACTTATTATCACCTTTATCAATTAGATTTTCTATATTATCCATTCTTTTTTCATTTTTATAATATACTAAACAACATACTTTCAAAATAAATGAATGTTTTTTTGATCAAACGCGATGACACCATCACTTTCATCACGTACATTAATTTCTTTGGCTGTCGTTATTAATTAATATTCCCTGAATTTACTTGTTTTCCCAACAGTCAAGTCATATCCCCAATACGGAAAGGTATTCCGGGACTAAACAACTGATATACCCTTATTTTTAACATGGTTATACGGAATTACAAGATTTCAAATTCAAAAATAAGAATATTCCTATAAACAAAGCAGTATCCTTAAAAGTTTAACACGAAAAAAAAAAGATAAAAGCAGATAGTTCTTCTTTAAAAAAAATAAGCCTAATAAATTATTTTGGAAGCTCTTACAGATTATTAAACAAACAATTGTTAGTTTTATAAATTTAGTCTGAATAATTATGTTTGAAAACATTACAAACAGGCTACTTTTCAAACTTTAGACAAGTTTTATGGTATGAGATTTCTTTTTTAAAATTCTCACAATCCATGATTTGATTATAAAAATTTCCGAACATTTTTCACCAGAAAAAGGCTTAGAATCGTTATGGCAAACAAAAAATCAATCCTTTCTTAAAATCTGTACATAATTATAGAATAAAAATACAATAGAGTTAGAAACAGCAGAGCATCTGTTATTAGGAAACAGAGAGTTCCTTCCGGAGGGAGTCATCGAGTAGAAATAGTGCCCCGTATTCTATCCTAAATTAGGAACAAATGTTCAATGAAAATTACAGACAGTTTGAGGATTTGTTTGGTAAGACAATTTTAAATTATCAGACCGTATTTACCATTATTAAAAATCTTGCAAATCCAAAGCTAAGAATTAATAATGTTGTCATTAGCTAAAAGACAAAGCATTCCAGTTTAAAGATAACCTCTATTTTTATCCTATCGTTGTCCGGTACCATTTACAGAAGGAGTGGCATTAAAATGATTCTGTTTTGCAACACGAATTTCGACAACTCTTTTTTATTGAAAAAAAATTTAAATCATTTCATTATCATTATTCAATACAATCGGAGTATTTCGTTTACATTGCGAAGATCTCCAAAAATACTAATCTGATGTTTCTTTCTCAGAATAATATCGTGCTTCAATACGCCTAATATCTTTAATCGAATTTTTCGCCCAAATCAATCGTTTTTCTAGAATTTCTTCGTCTGACAATTGCCATTTGATATCTGAATTTCGCAATCGGTTGGTCAGGTTTTGAATGATAATGGCTGCCGAAACGGAAATGTTTAAACTTTCTGTAAAACCTACCATCGGAATTTTAAGAAAACCATCCGCTTTTTCCATAATTTCAGGAGATAATCCGTCTTTTTCTGTTCCAAAAAATAAGGCACTTGGTTTTGTGATATCGAAATCCTGAATTAAACAATCGTTTTCATGCGGAGTTGTCGCAATAATTTGATATCCTTGGTTTCGCAAAGAAGTCATACAGCCCTCTACGGTATCAAAACGATTGATGTCAACCCATTTTTGTGCACCCAGAGCGATTTCTTTATCGATTCTTTTTCCGAAACGCTGCTCAATAATATTCAGTTCCTGAATTCCGAAAACCTCACAACTGCGCATCACAGCACTAGTATTGTGCATCTGAAAAACATCTTCTACAGCAACTGTAAAATGTTTGGTGCGATTGGCCAGAACATCCAAAAATCGTTCTTTGCGGTTGTCTGTTAATATATTTTCAAGAAAAGCGAGGTAATCTAAATCAATCATTTCCATCTTAATTTGCCACAAAAATACACTTTATTTATTAAAGAGATTTATTTTTTTGTAAGAAAAAACACCTTCAGATAAAACAAAAAGAAAAACTGAGATCTTTTTTCAATGTGACGCATCTTCTACAAAAATATTCCCCAGTTTTTCATGCAAATTGTTTACCAATGTCAAATCGATTTCTAAGGCTTCCTCTTTAAACGAATCGCCTTCAAAAGTGGCATTTCCATTTTTAGAGTGTCTGTTGAGTCTTTCATACATTTTTTCAAGTTCATTGGTACTGTAATCAATATTAATAAAGGAAATATACTTTTCGATGACGCTTCTCATACCATCGTTATAATTGAGTTTTACGACATTTTGATCTGTTTCATAAAAATCCAGAAAACCCTGAAAATACTTCCCTAAGACCAAGGCTCCATATTGCTGGAAACTGATCTCGCTAATTTCTCTGGCGGTAATCCCAAAAACTTCCGGCGGTAATAAATTTGGAACCATGTGCATCCCCATCATTTTTTGATGTGATTTTAAGACTTCACCCGGATTCCTAAAAAGCAAAGCAAAAGGCAGCCCGGAAAATATTGACCTCAGATATCCGGCTTTAAAAATATGCCAGGCATCTAATTTTACAATTAAATTCTTTTGTTCCGGAAATCTTTTTTGACCTAAGAATTTCAAAGCCGATTGTAAAAGCACGCTTTTTTTATCTGTTCCAAAATTATGACTCCTTAAAATTTCATCGATAAGAGGTGCTTCCGAAATCATAATATTCTCCTTCGAAGTTGCCAGCGATTGACTCAGCATTGTAGAACCACATCGGGAAACATGAAATACGAGTGATTTTAAATCTGCCGAAACCAATTCGTTTGACCAGTCTACTAAATTTTCTACCGTACTAACAATTTTAAATGATGTTGAATTATAGGCATGACTCTTACATTTCGAAATGGTTTCATCAAAAAAAGGATCGACATATCTTTTATCAGCCAGGTACAGCCATTCCAGATAAACTTCATTTTCTTTTTCGATTAATTTATAGGGAATCCAATTTAGTAAAGGATGATTTGTGTTTTCCATTCTTCGGTATTTATTAGGATTGCAAATCGGCAATAATCTGAGCTCCAGCTGCCGACGGGTTTCGGGAAAGTTCTGCAATAATCATTTGTTTTACCTCATCAGAATATTGCTCTTTTTCTCGGGAATAATGAATATCAAAGCCCATTTCAGCAAACAATTGATCGGACCAGTCATTTCGGACACAATCCAACGTAAGATGAATACGTGCCTCAGCACTTTTATTCTCTACACTATGGGGAAGCTGAAAATTTGCGTACCAGCACTCCCCTATTTTCATGGGAACCAGTTTTTTATCCACATAAAAAAGTACATCAGAATTGGTTATGATCGGAACGTGAATTCTAAAAAACCCATCTTCATAAGAGGTATCGTTATCCGTATGTTCTTTTATTTCGCTTTGCGGTCCTAACCTGAGCAAACGCACAGCTTCCTTCTCGCACTGAAACCAATCCATGATCTCCTTAAAATAAGGACATTTCTCCAGTAATGCTGTGTTTTTATACTCTTGATTAGCAAAAGAGGTAATATCGTTTACTAAACCGGACTGTGACCTTAAGGATACACTTGTCCAATTGCCGCTATAGTCGCCAGTATTAAAATGGGGCGTCCAGAGATCATTTTCGCATATTGCCAGTTCTTTTTGCAATTTATCTGCTAAAAAAGAAACAGGAAGTTTACTGGAAGAAGGGTTCATAAGCATTAAAAAATTAAATTAGACGGTATGCTTTGGGGTTTGTAAATATAAAAAAATTACAAACGCTTTATCATCAAAGAAATAAGTAAAATAAATAGTATTTGGGAACCTGATTTTAAAGATCAAGCCAAATCAGGTAAACTGTTTAAAATAAAATGATACAGTTTATGAGTCGAAACCGGAACGCTTTCTACATCAGTTTTCAGCACTAAATCTGGTTGTAACGGAGTTTCAAAAATATCGCTTATACCGGTAAAATTCTTTATTTTATCAGGATCATTATCCGATAATAATGCTTTTTTATACAACCCCTTAGGATCTCTTTCGATTAAATTATCGATCGAACAATCTAAATATACAGTTCTGACAAATTCATGATTGCGCAATTCGTTTCTCAGGTTTTCATATGGATTTATAACTGACATCAAAACGATCGTGTCCGATACAACAAAATTTCGTCCAACATTAAAAAGACGTCTGACATTTTCGCAGCGGTCTTCTTTAGAAAATCCCAGGTCTTTACAGATGGTTTTCCGATATACATCGCCATCAATTATCTCGACTTTATACTTTTTTTCTATTAAAAGCTGTCGAACATTTTCAGCTAATGTTGTTTTACCCGAACCCGATAATCCTGTAAATTGTATTAAAATCATTTAAAATTTCTTTTCTTTTATTGCTCACTAAAACTAGATAATTTGTAAGACCGAAACAATAAGTATAAATACGCTTTTATCGGTTATCTAAACTATTAAAAAAAATGTAATGGTAATACTGCTATTCTGAAACTAAATGGAGAAATCACTATTTTTATCCTTTAATTACACTACAATGAAAAAGAAATTAGTGGTTTTAACCGGAGCCGGAATTAGTGCTGAAAGCGGGATCAAAACTTTTCGCGACAGTGATGGTTTATGGGAAGGTCATGATGTGATGGAAGTTGCCACTCCTGAAGGCTGGAGAAAAAATCAGGAATTGGTTCTGGACTTTTACAACAAAAGACGCCAGCAGCTTAAGGAAGTAGAACCCAATTCAGGACATAACATTCTAGCCGAACTAGAGCATGATTTTGATGTGCACATCATCACCCAAAATGTAGACAATCTGCATGAGCGTGCCGGAAGCACCAAAGTCCTGCATTTACATGGAGAATTACTAAAGGTACGAAGCACTCAAAATCGCAACTTAATTTTAGACTGGACAGAAGACCTCTATACTGGTGATCTGGACCCAAACGGACATCAGCTTCGCCCTCATATTGTATGGTTTGGCGAAGACGTTCCTGCTCTTGAAGAAGCCATCAACATTACCGAAACAGCTGATTATTTTGCCGTTATTGGAACATCGCTACAAGTATATCCGGCGGCAGGATTAATTTCATATACGCCCTCTGTCACACCTGTTTTCTATATTGATCCAAATCCAATCAGCATCCCAAACCTTCGTAATAAAGTAGACGTAATTGCCGAAGTCGCCTCAAAAGGTGTAGCCACTTTAAGAGATCGTTTAAAATCTGGTTTTAGTTTTTAAGTCCTTAGTGATTAGTCCTTAGCCTCGAGAATAAAACAAACATCTAAGGACTAATCACTAATCACTAAGAACTATCCTTTTTTATCCACAAATTCTGTTTATATTTGTGCCTTTCGAACAAACAACATAACAATGACTACTTTAAACGAATTGAATGCTATATCTCCAATTGACGGAAGATATAGAAATAAAACCCTTTCATTAGCACCATTTTTCTCTGAGGAAGCTTTAATCAAATACCGGGTACTGGTTGAAATTGAATATTTCATCGCTTTGTGCGAAGTACCTTTGCCACAGCTTTCGGACGTAAATCCTGATCTGTTTGAAAGTTTAAGAAACATCTATAAAAATTTCTCTACTGAAGATGCTCTTTGGATTAAAGAAACCGAAAAAGTAACCAATCACGATGTAAAAGCCGTAGAATACTTTATCAAAGATGCTTTCGAAAAACTGGGTTTATCTCAATACAAAGAATTCATTCACTTCGGATTAACTTCTCAGGATATCAACAACACTGCGATTCCACTTTCAACAAAAGAAGCGTTTGAGCAGGTTTATATGCCTTCGTTAATTGCTTTAATTTCTAAATTAAAAGAACTAAGCGTAGAATGGGCAGCTATTCCAATGTTGGCACGCACACACGGACAGCCTGCTTCTCCTACTCGTTTAGGAAAAGAAATTTTAGTTTTTGTAGAGCGTTTAGAAGAACAAATGCGTTTGTTATTTAATATTCCGTTTGCTGCTAAATTTGGTGGTGCAACCGGAAATTACAATGCACATCACGTAGCTTACCCACAGATCGACTGGAAACAGTTTGGTAATAAATTTGTAGAAACGGATCTTGGCTTACACCATTCCTTCCCTACCACTCAAATCGAACATTATGACCATTTTGCTGCATTCTTCGATGCTTTAAAAAGAATCAATACGATCATCATCGATTTAGATCGTGATATCTGGACGTATGTTTCGATGGATTATTTCAAACAAAAAATCAAAGCGGGAGAAATTGGCTCCTCTGCTATGCCACATAAAGTAAACCCTATTGATTTCGAAAATTCAGAAGGAAACTTAGGAATTGCGAATGCTATTTTTGAGCATTTAGCCGCAAAATTACCGGTTTCGAGATTGCAGCGTGATTTAACAGACAGCACCGTTTTACGTAATATCGGAGTTCCAATGGGACATACCATTATTGCTTTTGAGGCTTCTTTAAAAGGTTTAAACAAATTATTGCTGAATGAAGCTAAATTTGCTGAAGATTTAGAGAAAAACTGGGCTGTTGTAGCCGAAGCAATTCAAACAATCCTTCGTCGTGAGGCTTATCCAAATCCGTATGAAGCCTTGAAAGGTTTAACCAGAACAAATGAAGCAATTGACAAAAATGCCATTCATAATTTTATTGCTACTTTAGAAGTTTCTGATGCTGTCAGAGCCGAATTATTAGCCATTACCCCTAGTAATTATGTGGGAATTTAAAGAAAACCTAAAATATTTTCTCAAAAAAAGCTATCTTTATCGATAGCTTTTTTTATTTACAAATTGTATTAAAAAATTAGTCCTGTTGATTCACTCCACTTTTGTTTTTCAAAGGAGTTCAGTGAATTTATTTGCCATGAAAAACTGTTATTTCCAAACGCCGTATCTTTTTTAGCAAAACACTGAAACAAAAAGCCGGATGATTTTCTTAACAAAAAACACTACTCTATGATCGCATTAAACGCCGCCACCGCATCTACCCACCACTTACAACCTCTAATTAGCGACTTAGGTCTCATCCTGCTGACTGCAGGAATTGCCGTTCTGTTATTTAGATTAATCAAACAACCTCTGGTTTTAGGTTATCTAATAGCGGGTTTTTTGGCCGGAAATCATTTTGATTTCTTTCCTACCATTACTGAAATGAAAAGTGTTGAAGTTTGGGCAGAAATTGGTGTAATCGTTTTACTATTTAGTTTAGGTCTTGAATTTAGTTTTAAAAAGCTAATGAAAGTTGGAGGAACCGCTTCCATAACAGCTATTACTCAAATTGTAACGATGGTCGTCATGGGTTATATGGTCGGGCGCTGGATGGGCTGGGAACAAATGGACAGTATCTTCTTAGGTGTTATACTTTCTATTTCTTCGACAACTATTATCCTGAAAACCTTTGATGAACTAGGCGTAAAAGCTCAAAAATTTGCCGGAATTGTAATTGGGTCTTTAATTGTGCAGGATCTTGTTGCTATTTTGATGATGGTGTTACTTTCAACCATTGCTGTAAGTCAGCAATTTTCAGGAAGTGAACTGATGATGTCTGTGCTAAAACTGATTTTCTTCCTGACCGTATGGTTTCTGGGCGGAATCTTTTTTATCCCAACCTTACTTAAAAAAGCCAAACATTTACTAACAGACGAAATGTTGCTGATTATTTCGCTTGCCCTTTGTTTAACTATGGTAAGTTTTGCCGCAAATGTTGGTTTCTCACCTGCTTTGGGCGCTTTTATCATGGGATCTATCATTGCCGAAACGACTCAGGCAGAGCACATCGAACATCTTATAAAACCTATAAAAGATCTATTTGGAGCTATTTTCTTTGTATCAGTTGGAATGCTTATCGACCCTAAAATGCTATACACGCATGCACTGCCTGTCGCTATTTTAACTTTGGTAACCATCATAGGTCAGTCTGTCAGTTCGACTATTGGTGCATTACTGGCCGGACAACCTTTAAAACAATCTGTACAAACAGGGATGAGTTTATCTCAAATCGGGGAGTTTTCGTTTATCATTGCTACATTGGGAATGACACTAAATGTAACCAGCTCCTTTTTATATCCGGTAGTTGTTGCCGTTTCGGCCATCACTACTTTTACAACGCCGTTTATGGTCAAATATGCCGTGCCATTTTCTGATTTTCTGGAACGAAAACTTCCCAAAAGATGGGTTAAAAACATTAATCGTTACAGTGTCAATGCACAGGCGATAAAATCAGTCAGTGTTTGGCAAAAAGTGCTTAATGCCTATATCATTCAAATCGTTCTGCATACTATTATTATTACAGCAATTATTTTATTATCGGTAAAATTTGTTGCGCCTTTAGTTGCTGAAACAAGATTCGGAAATACATTGGCAGCTCTTATCACCCTGGTAATTATTGCGCCATTCTTATGGGCACTCTCCCTTCGAAGAGTGGCAGTAGAAGAAGTCGATTCTTTATGGGAAGAACGTAAATACCGTGGTGCAATATTGATGCTGATTCTCATTAGAATGAGTCTCGGATTGTTCTTAATCGGATTTTTACTAAACATTTTCTTCTCTCCTTTAGTTGCCTTTATTGCTTTGGTTGTTGCTATTGTGGTCTATCAAATATTCCCTAAAAAATTAAACGAACAATACCATAAAATTGAAAGCCATTTTCTTAAAAATTTAAATGATCGCGAAAACAAAAAAATCGACAGACGTTACGCTAATTTAATGCCATGGGACGGTCACATGTCTTTTTTTGATATTGGGACAGAATCCAATTTAGTGGGTAAAACTCTAGAAGAACTGCGTATTCGTGAATCGATGGGAATCAATATTGCTTACATCAAACGAGGAGATATTACAATTCCAATTCCAACTAAAAACGAACGTCTGTTTCCCGGTGATGAAATTTGTGTTATCGGTACCGATGCTCAGGTTACTGAATTCAATAAATACCTCAATCAAAATGAAATTGAGGCTCCGGCAAAAGTAGAAGAAACAGATATTGTTTTACGTCAATTTGAAGTTTCTCCCGAAGATTTTGTACAAAAAAGCATTGGTCAATTCCGTACAAAAACCAATGGTATGGTGGTTGGAATTGAGCGAAATGGAAATAGGATTCTGAATCCGGAATCAAGCTTAATTTTAGAAAAAAATGATATTCTTTGGGTTGTAGGAGATAAAAAGAAAATGGCCGAATTGGTCAAAAGTCACTAAGGCGCTGAGATACTAAGGTCCTAAGATGCTAAGAAAAAAAAGCTCCATACAAAAAAATGTATGGAGCTTTTTTATAGTAATACCTTATTTAAACGGTTGCATTTTATCGCATTGGCATTCACAATTAGGGTCACTGGTGTTGAGAACAGTTAAATATCTTTGATAAAAACCTCTTCTTGATTGTGTTTTATCACTATCTGCTTTATTGCATTCTAAAGCACCATTGATAATATTAATTGTCGCTCCAAACCCGGGTTTACGTCCCTCATTAATATCCTGTTGGGTAGGCAGCCACTGACCAACCATTACCGCATGACACGAAGGTTTAGGAGCCTGTGGTGTCATCCAAAACCATATAGCAGTCTGGAACGCCAAAGCCGCATCTTTGGCTACATTTTCAGGATTCTTAAGCAGTACGTTTTTATCTCCATATAAAAATTCACTTATCTGCCCATAATTATAATTCCAACTCAACTGTATGGGGCCTCGACCGTGGTAGGATTTCTTTACTACCGGAGGATAAGCCACGTTATTCTCATCTCTGTAACCTGTGGTACTATTTTCATCATAGCCTACCTCTTCACGAAAGTGTAAACCCCATGAATAGGCTCCTCCCGGTGCCGTTGACCAGCCACCCGTAGTTTCATGAGATATATTAGCAAGAAAAGCGGCTAGTTCTCTTTTTCGTACTTCCAAAGAACCAATGCTTATAAAATCTGCATAATCAACTTCTTGTCTCACTACAGTATTATTGTTCCAGGAAGCACTGAAATCGGCATCTTCTTTAATCACTTTTGTTTCATTAGTCGATTTTTTAGTACGGGTTATTTTCTGAAACCACCCTTTTCTTTCGATAACAACCTTTAGGTCTGCCATAAGATCAACTGCTTTCATCAACGCATCGTAGGTATAAAAATCTTTTGAAGGATTCACTATCCAGTTATTGCTCTGCTCTGCTCCATAACGATAAGGGAACAACTCCTGAAATTGCTGTTTACTTATAAGGTCTTTAAGCCCTGCATTATTCCCTGGAGTACTTGGAGTATCCGGCTTTTGAGGTTCTTCACCAGGTTTAGGATTTTCTATCGTAGGATCCTTCTTTTCTTGCAGATTATCATGACTACAAGAAAATAGTACCGAAAAGAAACAAAATAAAACAGGTAAGAAAACAAGTGGCGTAAACCTCCTTAATAAGGTTTGTTTTTTAGTAACATCGCCTTTACAATTCGTATGGTGTTTTTTAGTCATAATGCAATTTTATTTTTTGGATTTGTCCAAATTTCCGATGGTTAACGTTAGTAATCCTCTGCTTTTATTATACAAATTCTGGTAGCCTGTAGTGATTCCTTGTGCAGGTGTACGGGTGACATTCGCAATTTGATCTTTGTATGATTTTATTTCGGCATCTGTCAGAGTGGTAGGATTCATGACTACCAAAAGTGATTTAAAACTTTTCTGCGAATTAGTACTGTTCGGTATTCTTGTTTTATTGGTAAAACGGGGATCATTATAAATAGCCAGACTCTCGGCATCTTTAATCTCTGAAGCAGAAATCGCTCCTGCAAGATACAATTCAATATCGGCAATGTTATTGGATATTCCGCTAAGTATTCCTTTTACTTTATCCCAATGGTATACATAATTTTGGGGAACAGCATAATTGGCCCATCTGTGAAACATCTCATGTAAAATAGGTCCGCCCTGGATATTGTTTAGGTAAAGAAAATAAACTCCTTGTAGTTTACCCGCAGAACCATAATCTTTTGTGTTGTCTGACATACTAAGTCCGATACCCTGTGCATCATTTTTTACCCTTTGATAAATACCATAAGGCATTCCGGCAGGAGGAGTACTTGTTGCATTATTTAATACGATCACAATGAAATCAAAATCATCTTTCAAAACCTGATAAATTTCAGTTTTACAAAGCGTTTTTAGTTTTTCTACGGCTGCTGTTTCATTAACA
It includes:
- a CDS encoding chitinase; this encodes MTKKHHTNCKGDVTKKQTLLRRFTPLVFLPVLFCFFSVLFSCSHDNLQEKKDPTIENPKPGEEPQKPDTPSTPGNNAGLKDLISKQQFQELFPYRYGAEQSNNWIVNPSKDFYTYDALMKAVDLMADLKVVIERKGWFQKITRTKKSTNETKVIKEDADFSASWNNNTVVRQEVDYADFISIGSLEVRKRELAAFLANISHETTGGWSTAPGGAYSWGLHFREEVGYDENSTTGYRDENNVAYPPVVKKSYHGRGPIQLSWNYNYGQISEFLYGDKNVLLKNPENVAKDAALAFQTAIWFWMTPQAPKPSCHAVMVGQWLPTQQDINEGRKPGFGATINIINGALECNKADSDKTQSRRGFYQRYLTVLNTSDPNCECQCDKMQPFK